A segment of the Lolium perenne isolate Kyuss_39 chromosome 3, Kyuss_2.0, whole genome shotgun sequence genome:
TCATCCATGAAGAAATTCTTTCTCTGAAGCATTGCTTTTGTGTTCAGTCTGTTATACACCAGGAGCCAAGAGAAAACCTTGTGTTTCTATTGGAAGCAGCCTTTCCACATCCATTTGAGAACTGGGAATGTGCCTCCAGAATGCATAAGAGATTAATAGATAGATGATCCTTGGTACTATCAGATTTCCCCATAATAGTCCAACAGTCCACATTCTCAGAAGGCTCCAGGTTAGAGGTGGAACTGAGGCAGTGCTTCCTCTGAGAGCGGTAAATGGAACAGATCTTCCAAATCTATTATGAGTAGTGCTTTCTTAATGGATATTGCTTCATTTTTGCAGAAAGAAAACAGATGTGGAAATGTATCTTTCCGTGGGATATGGGACCATGAGTCTTGCCATAAAAGAATAGAGTTTCCTTGCTGAAAATCACACTGAGCAATCTGCTTAAATGTAGGAAGCACAGTTAAACAATCTCGCCACCAAAATGAAACCTCTCTGGTCCTTGCAGGTGGGAGGGCAAAGGAGTAGTACATTTCACAAGCCATCTTAACCCAAGGTAGATCAGATTTTTTATAGAATTTATGCAAATGTTTCATTAGCAAGCAATTATTCTGAACATAGAGATTAAGTACTCCCATGCCACCTTGCTCTTTTGGCATGCAAACTAGGTCCCATGCAGCCAAAGGAGGTTTTTTTCTGTAAATCTTTGTCTCTCCAAAGACAATGTCTTCTATATTTATCCACTTCATGAATTATCCACTGGTAAACCTTCAAGGAGCAAAGAAAGAACATGGGCAGAGAAGAGAGAACATAGTtcaccattctcatcttgcttccaTAATTGAGGTACATGGTACATGTTGGCAATCTTCTCTGAACAGTTTGGATCAATGGCAGAAAGAATTCTTTCCTGATTTAGTGGTACTTAGTGGCAGCCCTAAGTATGTAAAAGGAAAACTACCCACTTGACACTGCAAAGCAACAGTAAAAGTAGCTACTTTCTCTGGAGCAACATTAATTGGTATGAGATTTGATTTTGCATAGTTAACTCTTAGACCAAAGACATTGCCAAAATCCTGCAGAATCCTCTGTAGGTGAGTCAGGTGCTGTTCATCTGCCTGAAGAATAATCAAGGTATCATCTGCATACTGCAAAATAGGGAACCAGGGGGCATTGGAGTGGAATTGGCCCGGAGAGGAAGCCATTGTTCACTGCCTCATCAACAAGAGATTGCAGGACATCAGCAACAAGAACAAACAACAATGGGGAGAGTGGGTCTCCCTGTCTAACCCCTCTCTTGCAAAGGAAGGTGGAACCAGAAATTCCATTGAGCAGCACCGAGGATGTAGCATGCCAATAATTGTTTAATCCACTTGCACCACAGAGGGCGAAAACCCTTTGCTTGCAGAACAGCCAAAATGAAGGAGTGATCAACCTTATCAAAAGCTTTTTCAAAATCCAATTTCAAGGCCACCACTTCCTTTTGGATTTGTGAAAGTGATGCAAATATTCATAGACCCAAACTAGACAATCTTGTATTGTTCTAGATTTAATAAATCCATATTGATTCTCATGGATGATACTAATAATCTGAAGTCGATTAGCCAACAACTTTGTGAGAAGTTTCAAAGTTATTTTTAAAACGAGACGAAAGCCTATTTCAAGAAGAGCATCATCCTCATTTGAATTTCAAATGAGAATAACATTACCATCTTTTGGAAGAAGTACCGAAGATGTCCATGGAAATACCAAAGATGTTGTGATTCAACACCTCACTTGTGTGTAATGGAATTCTTGTGTTCAGGTTGCAACGTTGCAAGGAAAGTGTAGAAAGGAAAGTAACTATAGCACAATGCACTCCACAACTAAGGAAAGAATATCTCCTAGCTTTTTAACCTTGTTCAGTTTACCATATCACCACGTTGTACTCTTGGAAGGATCCGCCTCTTCCCAACCGGAGCAGCTTCTTCTCTTCCCGCCATGGAACCCCAAAAAGGAAAAAATTAAACACAACTTcacaaaaggaaagaaaaaatataATTGAGAAATATCTCGCAGATCGCGCCATATAAGGCTACGCGCACCCGCGCTTCCCACCACGAAAACACCTCCCACCTCTGCCCTGCCTGCCGCAATGGCGACTCGCCGGCAGCGCCGCCCCTTCCCGCTCGTCCCGCTCATCATCTCcctcctcgccgtcgccgcctacGGCCGCCTCATCTCCGACGGCACGCCCGCCACCCCGTCCAAATCCATCCTCGCGTCCCCCCTGTCCTCGGCCGTGATCCGCCTCAACTCCtcgtcgccggccgccgccgccgaggaggagCAGTGCGAGCAGTCCTACGGCTTCCTCCCCTGCACCACCACCGTGCTCGGGAACCTGTTCTTGGTGCTCACCTACGGGTTCTTGATGTTCAAGGCCGCCACGTACCTGTCGGAGGGCAGCGAGCTGCTGCTCGAGGTCATGGGCCCCGGCCTCGTCGGCGGCCTCCTGCTCCCCATCCTCGGCGCCCTCCCCGACGCGCTGCTCGTGCTCGGTACGTCTCGGCTTAGCTAGCTTCCTTGCTGAAATCCTCCGATTACCTTACCTGCACACATGGTCCAAGAATAGTACTACCTCAAAAAGCAATTCTTTCATGTTCCGAAAAAAAAGCAATTACTTCTCTCTTGCGGAAGAAAATGATCTGCTCATTACGCAAATACTACCAAGCTGCCTTTCGAAATAGAAGCGGCATCTTCTTACCCAGGAGTAAATAATGCCTGTTAAGAACAAAATGGAGAGAGAGAGTAAAGAGCGATCATGATCGCACTCTTCGGTTCTTGTTCTGTTTCAGATCTGAACCCCCTCTGGTTTGATCTCTGACTGGATCGGAGCATAAGCTTTAGGAACCGTTTGGTAGACCTTGTGCTTGTGCATTAGCTTAGTTTCTCTTGCTGATCTCATCAGCTTGCTCTTTTCTTCAGTACATGCGTGGCTTAAACTTGCTTAGTTGGGTATAAACCGGTCCAAGCCTATTTGGAGAACATTCGATTAGTAGTTAGTATGGACAAACCTACCTTAATCACCCAAGGCCCCAACCAACCAGACCCCTGCGTTGCAAATTATGCCCTGCTTTCTTTGGGATCTGTGTACTTAAGTTCCACCAGTGCTTGTGGTTGCTGACCTTTTGACTTTTCCCCTTTTTTCAGTTCTACTTTCTTTTCGTGTCATCCTTGCATAATTGACCTCTTTAAGCGCTGATGCCTGCTGGGTTCGGCCTTTTTCTTGGTCTATTTTGTTGGTTTTCTTGACCGATCGTGTTTTTGTATGATATTTCTTCGAGAACAATATTTTCAGTGTTGTAGGAAAAGGGGACTGTATCGTCAGTTGGTTGATTAATTTATCATTGGTGGTGGGTGAATATCAATATATCATCACTAACATATGCATAAGGTGTTATATTACTTGGTCAGTTAAACATCTAACATTTTGCAGTTATTTGTTTCATATTATTGTTGGACCGTGTACGTCAAATATATCATATAGATAAATGATAAAGCTAGATTGATCAAGCTTTGTACATACATTGTAGTAGTAATGATAAACACATTATTATTATTCATAATATAGACGGGTATATTATTACGTTACCCATCTGCCTGATGAGTGTGTATGATTTTTCGCAGCACATATTTTTGTTTGTTTGCGAGTTTTAAGTCAACAGTTCATTTTTTGCGTGTTATGAATCTCTAATTTCCCACTTGTACATGGATTGTACATCCCGATTGAGATTTCTAGTTTGTAGTTGTAGTTGGGCTTCTTGGTGCACTGTTTTCTCTGAAGATAGCTACAAATGATATTATCTGAAATTAGCATCGGGTACTTACTACTGGGTTCATGATGCATTACACCTTAGTCCTCATGTAAATGTCTTGGTTACCGACATTAATACCTTGGTTACTTGTGTGCATCAGAAAGGATCTGATTTATCCAAAGATTAAAGCCAAGGTTCCCTGGTGAAATATGTAGTTAAGTTTATGTAATAATTACCTCAAAAATAAGGTTCCCTGGGATAAAACATTTCTTATGTGATGcaaacattgtttattgtctctcATACTCTGCTTACAGCAGAGTTCATGAAGCTTTTTAATTTCATTGCGCTATGAATATTTATTtgggaaaaaggctttgatgttgttgttgctGCTCTATAAATATTTGTCTCTGCAAATTGTGTTCATGCACATGCTCACACCTAATTCTGGTCTGCTTGTTTGTCATATTAACAGTATCTGGTCTGTCCGGGACCAAAGAGACCGCACAAAGTCAGGTCCTCATCGGCATGGGTCTCCTTGCTGGTTCAACTGTCTTTCTTGTTACCCTGCTTTGGGGAACTTGTGTTATTGTTGGCAAGTGTGATATTGGACCAGATGGTCTTGCTATTGATTCGACTAACACCAAAGGCTTCAGTTTGACTGGTAAGTTGTCGTCATGTACCTATGATGTTGCTACCTTATTCAGTAGAATATCTGATAATTAGTTATTTGGAAATTCTGCAGTCGCACACTCAAGTTTTCATCTCGAAAAGCAAAAAACCAAGAGGTCAACTATTGTCTTTTTAACAATGTTTGATATGATCGCACCCTTTTACAGGAACTGGCATTACAACTGATGTGCAAACAAGCTACGCTGCACGAATTATGGCCATATCTGTTCTTCCTTTTGTCATTGCTCAGTTCCCAAAAATGTTGAAGAGTGAGCGCTGGGAGCGCCTAGCCATCTTGCTGGCACTAATTACATCGTTCTCACTTGTACTCGGCTACTGCTTGTATCAGGTAAACTTTCGCAGAATAATGAAAAATCTGTGCCACAAGAATAAATTTTGACAGTGTTAGATTCCATGTTTTGCATCAGGTTTTCCAGCCTTGGATTCAGAGAAGGAAACTCGCATATGCAAAGCACAAGCATGTGATCTCTGGGATCTTAAAGCATGCCCAAATGCAAGCACTTGGCCGTCTGCTTAACGATGATGGCACACCCAACGAGAATGTCATAAGAAAGTGCGGTTCTTAAATCATTCTATTGGTCACGATATGCAAATAACACAACAATCATGCGCATGACATGAACCCTGTCTATTCTTGCATGCAGGTTATTCTACAAGATCGACATGGATGGGAGCCGTAACCTGTCACGAGCAGAACTCCATGCGCTTATTGTTGGGATCAACTTTGAGGAGATTGACTTTGACAAGCATGATGCAGTCGACAAGATCATGGACGACTTTGACACTTCAGGCAATGACACCGTGGAGGAGTCTGAGTTTATCCAGGGAATGAAAATATGGCTTAACGAAGCCAAGAACAAGGTGCCAGCTAGTGGTGCCTACTCCAATAAGTTTGTCAGTGACTACCACGCGGTAAGTTCTTAGACTCGATCCTTGTGAACAGAAACAGGACAGAACAATGCTTTTCAGAAAATAAGGGATACAACTTACACTTGGGAAACCTGGACACTTATCAAATTATCTGTATTCTGCAGAGAACAAGGGAGGAGCATGACCAGTTAGTTGACAGATCTGACGAGGCAGTGGAGAGTGTAGAGAACCCTGGCTGGTACATCGCGAAAGCCGTGGGTTTCCTGCTTCTGGGCAGTGCCATTTGTGCCGCATTTGCTGACCCACTCGTCGATGCTGTCCACAACTTCTCTAACGCCACACACATTCCCTCCTTCTTTATCTCGTTCATTGCCCTCCCACTGGCAACCAACTCCAGTGAGGCTGTCTCTGCCATAATCTTCGCCAGCAGGAAGAAGCAAAGGACCTGCTCCCTCACTTTCTCCGAGGTACATCACTGCAGGACACTGAAACTTCTTAGCTTCTAAAACTGTCAGTATCTCTGTTCTGGTAAACCAACTTCCGTAAACTTAACAACAAAATATTTGTTTGTTTGCAGATATATGGCGGTGCGACCATGAACAACACTCTGTGCTTGGGTGTTTTCTTGGCACTCATCTACTTCAGGGACCTGACATGGGACTTCTCATCGGAAGTGCTCGTCATTCTGCTCGTCTGTGTCATCATGGGCCTCTTCACAAGCTTCCGGACCAATTTCTCGCTCTGGACCTGCATAGTGGCATTCCTGCTGTACCCTCTGTCGCTCGTTGTTGTGTACATCCTCGACTACCAATTCGGGTGGTCATAGGCTCATGCTTCTGGCCTCCGGTTTCAGTTTGATCCTCTTGTAATTTTTGACTCGTTATAATTTATCTGTCAAATACTTTGAGATGTTTATGTCTGTGTAACCACGGTGTGGATTGTGTATCCCTGTATCTATCTTACGTCGGGGTGTAGAATTTCTGTGTGTTGTTTTTTTTCAGCGCTGGTACTCAGTCCAGGAGAGATGAACATAATATGGTGGATATTGAGAGCTACATGCTGGAAATGTTGAGATTAACATATTTATCCTTTTGTTGCTCTTGCAAGTTGCATCATACTTAAGGTAAAAAAATTGCATCATAGTTGAGCTTCTTACCAGGTTTAACCAGTTGCAGTGTCACATTTGTTACATGAGGCACCTTAGCATTTGTTTTTGGCACACCATTTGTTATGTGTGTCTGAAAACATTTCATCGTGCCAGTTGCTAGATCTGCACATAAGAGACCCCACAGACTAGCTGTGCTGCCCCTACTTGCACATGCCCTCCTTTCCTTGCTGAAACTACAGCCGGTGCATCATCTACCCATCTGACACTTTTCTGTTGAGTTTCTACTACATTTAGCACTAGCTTACCTGGACCAATACATATGCTCTCTTGCTTCCATCAGGCATATTGCTTGCCTCCACTTGGCGAGAAATGAACAGAGTGGTTAAGTAAGTTACCATCACCAGAAGGTTTATTGGCAGTGCAAACATCTCCTAAAAATCAGTTCTTGTTTTACATCTGATCTTTACTACTTAAACACATGTTTCAACATTTTTCTCTCACAGCAGGCCATTGTTGACTAGATATTTGGTCCCATTGTTAATCAGAAAGCAACAACAGGGGGTGTGTTGTGGTTATCATTCAGCCCTGCCATAGCTTCAGCTCTAAGTCGACGCTGCCTTCCGACACGTCGGTCTTGCACTCGCTTGGGGCTCTCTCGCGGCGAACCGGACCGACCGGGAGGAAGGTGTAGAATGGCTGCGACGACGACGATGCTGCCTGCTGATCAAACTTTTCGTCAGTTAGGCCACTGCCACATTTTCACACCCAAAGTTCAGACATTTTACTGGGTTCACAAGATATGGTAGAGCATGGCATTCTGACTTGCCTGGGATGGCATGGCGCTGGCACTGAAGTCTCTGTACTCCGGGCTGTGCATTGATGGCGCCACGTGAGGCTGCTTGATGAGGTGTGGAGGCCGCGAGCTCAAGGTGAGCAAGGCAGCGTCTCTGCCATGGCCGGCATCCTTACGGTGAGCCAACTCTGATGTCCAGTCTGAACAATTTGGGTACGCACTTCCACTGTTGCAAGGCAGAGATGAAGGTGAAGAATCAGAATTATGCTGTGAAAAATCAGAACATTTAGGGTACGCACTTCTACTGTTGCTGTGTCAGACATAACTCATGCTGAAGAAAAGTAATGGAAACACGTGCAGTTAATTTTCAACAGGAAAATGAAACTGTAAATATTTTTGATGCTGGGGAAAAGGATAGTGATGAATGTGACATGTTGTCCACCATCTTTCCTGCTACCTACACCAAGTAGTAATTACTGGACAGGTACCAATCTTCTGAAAATAATGAGGCAGCGGAATAACTTGACCAGAAAATGGAGAGCAAACCGAGCCAAGAAACAGTTTAGGAGTTAACTTTGGTGGATGCAGAATTTAGACTCTGATCAATGGAAACGAGTgagcaaattttttttttacaaatGTACCTGAAGTAATTAGTTGCTCTGAACTCGTATCTGCTCAGGTCAGGACTAGCATCGGCCAACCCGGAATCGCTTGCCGTCCTGATGGCGAAAGTGggcaccggaggaggaggaggaagaagggctTTGTTTGTCGTCCTGAAGGAAGTCATGCCCTCGAACATGAAGGGCCAGGACCTATCCACGCCGGCCGTCTCCTACACTCTACCCAAATCCACACTTAGCGACCATCCATGAGAAGCAAAATTGCGAGGAGGTGGGGTGATACATACCCTGATCTCCTCCTCGGTCGGCGCCGCCATGCTGCTCGTGCTGCTTCTGTACATTTGGTTTGAAGGGGGCTCCGTTGGGTGGCTGGACGGCGCCGTCAGAGACAGGCCCGTGGTCACCTGAAGAGTGAAAGATTTGCATAGTTTTAGCTGAGAACTCATCGAACGCATGCATGCATATGCCGTGCACGGTGACATGTAGAGGGCATGACGAACACGTCGTACCATTGGGAGTGGAGGCTGAGGGCACAGGCTTCTCTTGTACGGGTGCTTCGTGGGATCCACCGGGCCCCAGAGCACCGGCCGGAAGCCGCAGTGCGCGCCGCCGTCCGCGGCTGGTCTCGACAGAGCGCTCAGTGGGGGCGCCGGAGGCGGAAGATGGTGCAGCGTGGGGAGCTGGCAGAGGCCGCCGGCGTGCGCCGACGGCGTGGCCGTCCCTGACCCTCCCATCTTCTTCTGCTCCTCGATGCGGAGCTTCTCGAGCTGCGCCACGCCGAGGCCGCGCTGCGGGATCTTCTTGGGCTTGTTCTTCCTCGACGCCCGCGCCACGCCTGTGGCCGAAACGCCGGGGCCGGGGCCGGCGATGCTGTTGCcgttgccgccagcgccgccGTACTTGGCCAGCTGCAGGTGGTGGTGGTTGTTGGCGTGGTCCTGCACCATCTCTCCTTCGTCGCGCTGGCGCGCCGGCAAATCAACCGAACATGAGGTCGAGTCTTTGGTCACGCGCTTGGTTCTTCACGCGCGGGCGCCTCACGGAGCGCGAGAGGGAACGAAGAAATGGGCGCGGACGCGCGTGGTTCTTGGCATCACGAAGTCATGACCGGCCGGAGCCGGAAGAGAACGATCGATCGGCGAGGAGGATGCAAGAAAGCAGGAGATCGATCGAGGAGGCGCGCGCGTGTTGGCTGCAGGTGGCGGTGCGGCAAGGAGGTAGGCAAACGCGCGCGGCGGGGGCGCAGCACGGTCCGTGCAGCCTAGCTACCGGATCAAGAAACCTGCGGCTGTGTGTGGGATCAGAGGCGCGACGAGCGGGGTATATATAGGTGCGGTGCGAGTGCGAGGGAGCCGAGAAGAGTGTGCGAGCGAGTGGCGAGTGCCGAGTGGTGGCAAGCCCGGGAGACTCGGGAGCAAGAGATCTACAGCgagagagaggggagagagaTGATGGGTGGGATCGTATCTTGTTGTTTCTTTTGCTCGCCCCGAATCCTCGCTCCACTCTGCTCCCTATTCTCTCGACTCGCATGTCACAAGCTAGCGTCTCCTTCGATCTCCGAGGTTGCAGGAGAAAAGGAGCCACGATCCTTGGAGCAACACAGCGCTCCTCTCGGTGACGGTGAGGCGAGAGACAAAGAGTTCTTCAAAACGTCCCTTCAAAACTGAACGGCTGCGGCCACGTAGGCAAGCCAGATTGTGGGACTGGATTAGCAAATTTTTGTAAGCCAAACCGTCCGTAGGTGTAGGATTATTGTAGGAAATGTCACCGGCGGCGATTTTTTTTGCGGGGAACTCGCTTTGCTCCCGGGTGGCTGGTTCACATGCTACCTTtacaaaaaaaaatacatttcgaAATGTTAAAGAATTTCAAGAAAAAAGTTTCCGACATCTCGATGTTCTTTGAGCACACGAAAAATTGCGAAAAAACATAGTACATTTTTTGTATGTCGTGAAGAAGTTttattttagcactgaattttatctTCTTACACATGCAAAGATAATGAGGTTTTCATAAAACGACTTTATGCGCATGCAGGTTGTAGAGATGTATGGGTGGCATTTTTTGTTTGGATATTTTTGCTATTTCAAAATACGTTTAAAACAcatttttaaagaaagagagcatATGGATCCGAGAGGGAAAGACAGCCTATTTGTCACATATGTGTAAATATATACATTATATAAAGGTTCCCTTTATTTTGGTGCCATTGGTTTCGTAGttttttttctttcaaaaagGTGGTTAAACAGCCGGCCTCTGCACCAAAATATTGCACGTAGCCTTGTTTATTTATATTATTACAAGTTTGATGAAGGGGATGGCCATAAAGGGGTTGTGGCCTTGACCTCACACTTACACACATCATCTTAAACCGGGAGGCGTCACGAACCCACTCACCGGTAAGCCAATAGCACAAATCAGCCCAACAGAACATCAATGCATACCATTGCACACAATCTAGAAGTTGCCTTCACCACCATCTTCTGTCAACCTATTTGATACATCTACTTTGCTCAATGATTTTGTCCGAATTCTCACCGAACTTGGATAAAAACTGTTGGAATTAATGTTTTCTTAGCAACAATACCTCTCTGTCTATTTCACGCATTAAACAGAGGAaataaattctgaaaaaatacacATGAAATTTTTATGAAAAATAAGCCTATCAGGCCAAAGAAGTGGAGAGGCTAACAAGGGGCCGGGAAGGCCACGTGGCGCGGACTGATACCCCTGCATGACACGTGGGCCATCTTGAGCCTTGAGCCTCGTCTTGCCCTCTCCTTCACGCAGACGTCTTTAAATACCCTGAAAACCCTTCGTCTCAGAGGcacattgtcgagggtactcctcggcaatgccctccgattggggcttagggttgatggaatcctgtaagctgacacgagacatcggttaataaacaagcggggagagcgatttacccaggttcggggccctcgatgaggtaaaacccttacgtcctgcccgtCTGattttgattatgaaaatatcgggttacaatggggtgccgaaggtttcgactgtgatctcgtcgagaggctaagtgctacggcgacctagctctacacttatggtggctaaagttgctaagattgattgtgtgtccctcggcagcccctctcctggcccttatataggagaccaggtctcaagagatctgtccgggtacaactaggtttacaaaagacctagctctaaactttccttgttcgacttctctccgtcttgttcttcaaggaatcctctccagcgccgtcctagtggcccaccttgccatcgggtatcttcatgggcctctagttgggccgtacaggatagggcaatgtcggttacccgaagggtaatgcccacgtcagtagtccccgagtgtctagccgaagatatttcgggtagagactaaagcatgcctccactgaacgttcttgtccatcttgtaacagtatcatcttcttctatcgggtgtgcgtctagcgctcccgatgggagtagcccccgagtctaggtgcggatgcttgcgATCCGTGCGTAGATTCAAGTTGTGCTACTCGAacgtcttcttctgccgaagttttctgcagaTCTTGATAGGTCACCCGATACATTTGTATCAGGGCTTGTATTTTTCAATAAGGTTTTAAcgcgtaaaggatattgagtaacgTGCCCTGCTTTTCCTGGTTAACTgctgatggcaaaacaacgttaccctacacagaatcaagtccctgggcatgatcctggagtgcaaaaaagttttatcgggtgcgcgtccaacgctcccgatgggagtagccccctgagtctgggcacgggcacttgtgaccgggtgcagactcgagctgagcattccgtctttttcttcaaatatttcttcaGGCCCTTCTTCGCAGGAATATCTTCGAGTTcacatttatcgggtgcgcgtccaacgctcccgatgggagtagcccccgagtctaggtgcggatgttttgcgatccgtgcgtagactcaagttgaccaCCCGATGCTTTTTATTTTTCTTCGGATGCTTTCGGCAAGCTtcacgacgtcactgatgacgcAATCACTGCTGCAATCCTGACTTGATAGGACACGGCCCGTTAGGCCCATCCTACTTCTGTGTGGTTCTGTTTAAAGAAATGACCGCTACTTGCGTACAGTTATCAAGGCGTCTCCTGGATTTCTGCGACCAATGATGAAAAGAGGGTCCCCTTAATAAATTGGGaacaacgacacgtgcccacTCATTCCTCAGGTTTCCTTGTACTTTATAATCTTTCGGAGCAAGCTCTTCCTTTTCCATACTCCATCCTTgcgtcttcttctccttcttccatctTCACCCATAatcgctgcgccgccgccgccgcttccagATCTTCCTCAGCTCCAAtattggtgaagaagaagaactccACTGTCGCCACCAGCGCTGCGAGCAGCGGCGCCGCCGCCAAGGCTTCTCCAAATCCGCCGAAGAGAAGCGCCCAAGATGCTCCTCCtctagctccggcgccgccagcgccgtcaaGCTCCACGGCTGGGCCAACCCCGGCGATTGGTCGGCGTCTACCACCACAAAGCGCGATGAAAAGAAGGCTCGAAGCCTTGGATTAATT
Coding sequences within it:
- the LOC127321385 gene encoding uncharacterized protein isoform X1, coding for MVQDHANNHHHLQLAKYGGAGGNGNSIAGPGPGVSATGVARASRKNKPKKIPQRGLGVAQLEKLRIEEQKKMGGSGTATPSAHAGGLCQLPTLHHLPPPAPPLSALSRPAADGGAHCGFRPVLWGPVDPTKHPYKRSLCPQPPLPMVTTGLSLTAPSSHPTEPPSNQMYRSSTSSMAAPTEEEIRETAGVDRSWPFMFEGMTSFRTTNKALLPPPPPVPTFAIRTASDSGLADASPDLSRYEFRATNYFSGSAYPNCSDWTSELAHRKDAGHGRDAALLTLSSRPPHLIKQPHVAPSMHSPEYRDFSASAMPSQATSSSSQPFYTFLPVGPVRRERAPSECKTDVSEGSVDLELKLWQG
- the LOC127321380 gene encoding sodium/calcium exchanger NCL1, whose product is MATRRQRRPFPLVPLIISLLAVAAYGRLISDGTPATPSKSILASPLSSAVIRLNSSSPAAAAEEEQCEQSYGFLPCTTTVLGNLFLVLTYGFLMFKAATYLSEGSELLLEVMGPGLVGGLLLPILGALPDALLVLVSGLSGTKETAQSQVLIGMGLLAGSTVFLVTLLWGTCVIVGKCDIGPDGLAIDSTNTKGFSLTGTGITTDVQTSYAARIMAISVLPFVIAQFPKMLKSERWERLAILLALITSFSLVLGYCLYQVFQPWIQRRKLAYAKHKHVISGILKHAQMQALGRLLNDDGTPNENVIRKLFYKIDMDGSRNLSRAELHALIVGINFEEIDFDKHDAVDKIMDDFDTSGNDTVEESEFIQGMKIWLNEAKNKVPASGAYSNKFVSDYHARTREEHDQLVDRSDEAVESVENPGWYIAKAVGFLLLGSAICAAFADPLVDAVHNFSNATHIPSFFISFIALPLATNSSEAVSAIIFASRKKQRTCSLTFSEIYGGATMNNTLCLGVFLALIYFRDLTWDFSSEVLVILLVCVIMGLFTSFRTNFSLWTCIVAFLLYPLSLVVVYILDYQFGWS
- the LOC127321385 gene encoding uncharacterized protein isoform X2 gives rise to the protein MVQDHANNHHHLQLAKYGGAGGNGNSIAGPGPGVSATGVARASRKNKPKKIPQRGLGVAQLEKLRIEEQKKMGGSGTATPSAHAGGLCQLPTLHHLPPPAPPLSALSRPAADGGAHCGFRPVLWGPVDPTKHPYKRSLCPQPPLPMVTTGLSLTAPSSHPTEPPSNQMYRSSTSSMAAPTEEEIRETAGVDRSWPFMFEGMTSFRTTNKALLPPPPPVPTFAIRTASDSGLADASPDLSRYEFRATNYFSGSAYPNCSDWTSELAHRKDAGHGRDAALLTLSSRPPHLIKQPHVAPSMHSPEYRDFSASAMPSQPFYTFLPVGPVRRERAPSECKTDVSEGSVDLELKLWQG